A genomic stretch from Astatotilapia calliptera chromosome 4, fAstCal1.2, whole genome shotgun sequence includes:
- the retreg3 gene encoding reticulophagy regulator 3, which produces MTHTGTMQGADVGDCSANQSADICLRSRSCSSERDGQVRAVKAALQSRLGPYEPVLTYLQSVLVWEKPFHCVLLYIVINVVFWFFALTSLRLIFLSASGMVVLVCLDTWRNKIWPEIRVRKLDESENESWGLVHPGTLSVPELCHHIAEAWVSGVVVKSSIVQYKRQNPGTFCIVTCGVFSCLAIIGRYIPGLVLSYSALLATLLTPLAAYHKLFQHLGIKLEPVLQRLDFSVRGYMMLKPIDNQFLRRPLHGAASGEASDSEEELAAFCPTFDDAVVAKELALTDSEHSDAEASYTDNGTFNLSRGQTPLTEGSEDFDRHSDAEESFAQDLPDFPSINPDATLMDDDDDTSIGLPSLGLSGLASHRASVLDVESHLDSDQEDLDAELSLSSLPPASNITGDLAGVIASNMIQAAIVGALQPRPPAAQRREGPPRAGAHRSYRKQSSSELDTDLDGEDFEMLDQSELNQLDPFSEGAGSRRGESQGSNFLSSLLGKPQ; this is translated from the exons ATGACTCACACTGGAACAATGCAAGGGGCAGACGTGGGGGATTGCTCTGCTAATCAGAGCGCTGATATCTGCCTTCGAAGTCGTTCATGCTCTAGCGAAAGAGATGGCCAAGTACGAGCTGTCAAAGCTGCTCTCCAGTCCAGGCTGGGGCCCTATGAGCCTGTCCTGACCTACCTGCAGTCTGTCCTGGTCTGGGAAAAACCCTTTCATTGTGTCCTTCTCTACATTGTGATCAACGTTGTGTTCTG GTTCTTCGCTCTGACCTCACTGCGCCTGATATTCCTGTCGGCATCTGGCATGGTTGTACTCGTCTGTCTAGATACCTGGAGAAATAAGATCTGGCCAGAGATTAGAG TCAGAAAGCTGGATGAATCAGAAAATGAGAG CTGGGGTCTGGTGCATCCTGGCACCCTCAGTGTGCCTGAATTGTGCCACCATATTGCTGAGGCCTGGGTCAGTGGAGTGGTTGTGAAATCCAGTATTGTGCAGTACAAGCGTCAAAATCCTGGCACA TTTTGCATCGTGACCTGTGGAGTGTTCAGCTGTTTGGCTATCATTGGACGCTACATTCCTGGATTAGTGCTCTCCTACTCTGCTT TGTTAGCTACTCTCCTGACTCCTCTGGCAGCCTATCACAAGCTTTTCCAGCATCTTGGCATCAAGCTGGAGCCAGTCCTGCAGCGGCTGGACTTCAGCGTTCGTGGATACATGATGTTAAAGCCCATTGACAATCAGT TCCTACGAAGACCTCTACATGGTGCAGCCTCGGGTGAAGCCAGTGACAgtgaggaggagttggccgctTTTTGCCCAACA TTTGATGATGCTGTTGTTGCGAAGGAGCTTGCACTGACCGACTCCGAGCATTCTGATGCTGAGGCTTCTTATACTGACAATGGAACATTTAACCTGTCACGTGGCCAGACCCCACTGACTGAAGGCTCTGAGG ATTTTGACAGGCATAGTGATGCTGAAGAATCCTTTGCCCAGGACCTCCCAGACTTCCCCTCCATAAACCCTGATGCCACTctgatggatgatgatgatgacacgAGCATTGGACTGCCTAGCCTGGGTCTGTCTGGGCTAGCTAGTCACCGGGCTTCAGTGCTGGATGTGGAATCTCATCTTGACTCAGACCAAGAGGATCTAGATGCTGAACTTTCTCTTAGCAGCCTGCCACCTGCCTCTAATATCACTGGAGACTTGGCTGGAGTCATTGCCAGCAACATGATCCAGGCAGCAATAGTCGGGGCACTGCAACCACGGCCTCCTGCTGCCCAACGCAGAGAAGGTCCCCCCAGGGCCGGGGCCCACCGAAGCTATCGCaagcagtccagctctgagctAGACACAGACTTGGATGGAGAAGACTTTGAGATGCTGGATCAGTCTGAACTAAACCAGCTGGATCCCTTCAGTGAAGGTGCAGGTTCTAGACGGGGAGAGAGCCAGGGGTCTAACTTTTTGTCTAGCCTGCTTGGTAAACCACAgtaa